A stretch of Hypnocyclicus thermotrophus DNA encodes these proteins:
- a CDS encoding Na/Pi cotransporter family protein, which produces MLLLSILLNSLSGLGVFLYGMRIMSKSIQEASNKKLKNFIAKSTNNPFSALFLGITITLITQSSSITTVMVVGFVDATLMTLKQAIGIILGANIGTTITGWILALKIGKYGFILFGSFAIIFLFSKNYKLKNIAKIFMAFGLIFIGLEYMKESIIPIKNSPNFIKLFQLFNTNNFSGIIFSVFLGAFLTAILQASAATIGVTIALASQNLITPYTAIALVLGENIGTTITAYLASLGASKNAKSTAYAHILIKIIGVTIIIPLFYVYSNFINYISPFSNGIKYIPLAHTIFNVTNSLIFIPFIPKFILLLNKFIKIDKNEQKSKIIHKKLFESPFIILEKSNIQLKKMNKLFLNSLNNYNSLLNNKDLKSLNIILKNEKKLDSFEEKQNLLLTSFVNYNPYNNSIIDIQYYLKLSNILESMGDYIASLGKITKKAYDNKIYFSESQIHKINSIHKKIEKVAFKISILFENNKNKELIIECKYIINKNNKILNDNIKISKKNSIDFIYSEILAKYRRINRHLLYIAEILENYTT; this is translated from the coding sequence ATGTTGTTATTATCAATTTTATTAAATAGTTTATCTGGGCTTGGAGTATTTTTATATGGAATGCGAATTATGTCAAAGAGTATTCAGGAAGCATCAAATAAAAAACTTAAAAATTTTATAGCAAAATCTACAAATAATCCTTTTTCAGCTTTATTTTTGGGTATTACTATAACCCTTATTACACAATCTTCTTCTATTACTACTGTAATGGTAGTTGGATTTGTTGATGCTACTTTAATGACTCTCAAACAAGCTATTGGTATAATTTTAGGTGCTAATATTGGTACTACTATCACTGGATGGATACTTGCTCTTAAAATAGGCAAATATGGTTTTATTCTTTTCGGTAGTTTTGCTATTATTTTTTTATTTAGTAAAAATTATAAGTTAAAAAACATTGCTAAAATATTTATGGCTTTTGGTCTAATTTTTATTGGCCTCGAATATATGAAAGAAAGTATTATTCCTATTAAAAATAGTCCAAATTTTATAAAATTATTTCAATTATTTAATACTAATAATTTTTCAGGTATTATTTTTAGTGTTTTTTTAGGTGCTTTTTTAACGGCTATTTTACAAGCTTCTGCTGCTACAATAGGAGTAACTATTGCTCTTGCATCCCAAAATCTAATTACACCATATACTGCTATTGCTTTAGTCTTAGGTGAAAATATTGGTACCACTATTACTGCATATTTAGCTTCTTTAGGAGCTTCTAAAAATGCAAAATCTACTGCTTATGCCCATATTTTAATTAAAATAATTGGAGTTACAATTATTATTCCTTTATTTTATGTTTACTCTAACTTTATAAATTATATTTCACCATTTTCTAATGGTATAAAATACATCCCTCTTGCTCATACTATTTTTAATGTCACTAATTCTCTTATTTTTATTCCCTTTATACCTAAATTTATATTACTATTAAATAAATTTATCAAGATTGATAAAAATGAACAAAAATCTAAAATTATTCATAAAAAACTTTTTGAATCACCATTTATAATCTTAGAAAAATCAAATATTCAATTAAAAAAAATGAATAAATTATTTTTAAATAGTCTCAATAATTATAATTCATTATTAAATAATAAAGACTTAAAATCATTAAATATTATATTAAAAAACGAAAAGAAACTTGATTCTTTTGAAGAAAAACAAAATCTTTTATTAACTTCTTTTGTTAACTATAATCCTTATAATAATAGTATTATTGATATCCAATATTATTTAAAGTTATCTAATATTTTAGAATCTATGGGGGATTACATTGCAAGTCTTGGAAAAATAACTAAAAAAGCTTATGATAATAAAATATATTTTTCAGAATCACAAATACATAAAATAAATTCTATTCATAAAAAAATTGAAAAAGTTGCATTTAAAATATCTATCTTATTTGAAAATAATAAAAATAAAGAATTAATTATTGAATGTAAATATATTATTAATAAAAATAATAAAATTTTAAATGATAATATTAAAATTTCTAAAAAAAATTCTATTGATTTTATTTACTCTGAAATTTTGGCTAAATATCGTAGAATAAATAGACATCTTTTATACATTGCAGAGATTTTAGAAAATTATACAACATAA
- a CDS encoding alpha amylase N-terminal ig-like domain-containing protein has translation MKKIILLLLLFSGCFSVKKQNFDKFVPKNSKKGDGYIFENNLSHKIEYKNNNIYIIFKTKKNDIENVYLITDNQKLKLKYLSSDRLNDYYYINLEKSIEYYFEIIDGNLIRFYDKTGIKKENNNIEKFKLEKNIQENNLKILGDVIYKLEIDSFYNGDRRNDPKYNAKGNFYNEKFNVTDFEENIDNIREIDNIIYGGDLIGVNKKRNYFKGLNIDTVELSSPFISFSADKSDVIDYRYISPNYFDINDFKNIDFEKNIYTNSDKDFIKLINDFYENNINIIIDVNLNYVSEYFFAFLDVVENGKDSKYFDWFYIYEIKKGFKKIDKDLTGEIKKERIISNIKNMKFKNTLGKPILNVQNEEVKKYLLTALKKWENSKLLGIRISGDKEIIAYLKENLNYKIILSDENTNYNFVINSLKFYKNKISKMEYLSNIIFNEFLDNKIDIISDEYTERVYSALINNNIYDNNNKSIKGDNFLEIRPDLILEDKINELKQIIFLQMWLGKNLDIYYGDEKGMWGGDIPRNRKAMLWEEEYIYLDESDDLFKYEKIKAKLNEKVIIDEVNKKIYYKVISNDKIFNYYKEIIKLKKELKNSLDTISKIINSNDKDIIILEKKDLKLVINKSSKEKKIILDVNKNSEIIFRNNLKNKEKLNIIDNKTELKLNKYDIVLIKTF, from the coding sequence ATGAAAAAAATAATTTTATTATTATTACTATTTTCTGGATGTTTTAGTGTAAAAAAACAAAATTTTGATAAGTTTGTACCTAAAAATAGTAAAAAAGGTGATGGATATATATTTGAAAATAATTTATCACATAAAATAGAGTATAAGAATAATAATATTTATATAATATTTAAAACAAAAAAAAATGATATAGAAAATGTTTATTTGATAACAGATAATCAAAAATTAAAATTAAAATATTTAAGTAGCGATAGATTAAATGATTATTATTATATTAATCTAGAAAAGTCAATAGAATATTATTTTGAGATAATTGATGGTAATCTTATAAGATTTTATGACAAAACTGGAATAAAAAAAGAAAATAATAATATAGAAAAATTTAAATTAGAAAAAAATATACAAGAAAACAATTTAAAAATTTTAGGAGATGTTATATATAAATTAGAAATAGATAGTTTTTATAATGGAGATAGAAGAAATGATCCTAAATATAATGCAAAAGGAAATTTTTATAATGAAAAATTTAATGTTACAGATTTTGAAGAAAATATAGATAATATAAGAGAAATAGATAATATTATTTATGGTGGTGATTTAATAGGAGTTAATAAAAAAAGAAATTATTTTAAAGGTTTAAATATAGATACGGTAGAACTATCCTCACCATTTATTTCTTTTTCAGCAGATAAAAGTGACGTGATAGATTATAGATACATTTCACCAAATTATTTTGATATTAATGATTTTAAAAATATAGATTTTGAAAAAAATATTTATACAAACTCTGATAAAGATTTTATAAAATTAATAAATGATTTTTACGAGAATAATATTAATATTATAATAGATGTAAATTTAAATTATGTATCAGAATATTTTTTTGCATTTTTAGATGTAGTAGAAAATGGTAAAGATTCAAAATATTTTGATTGGTTTTATATATATGAGATAAAAAAAGGATTTAAAAAAATAGATAAAGATTTAACTGGAGAAATAAAAAAAGAACGAATAATATCAAATATAAAAAATATGAAATTTAAAAATACTCTTGGGAAACCTATTTTAAATGTACAAAATGAAGAAGTAAAAAAATATTTATTAACAGCATTAAAAAAATGGGAAAATAGTAAACTTTTAGGGATTAGAATTTCTGGTGATAAAGAAATAATAGCTTATTTAAAAGAAAATTTAAATTATAAAATAATATTAAGTGATGAGAATACAAATTATAATTTTGTCATAAATAGTTTGAAGTTTTATAAAAATAAAATTAGTAAAATGGAATATTTATCAAATATTATTTTTAATGAATTTTTGGATAATAAAATAGATATTATAAGTGATGAATATACAGAGAGAGTATATTCAGCACTTATTAATAATAATATTTATGATAATAATAATAAATCTATAAAAGGCGATAATTTTTTAGAAATAAGACCAGATTTAATTTTAGAAGATAAAATTAATGAGTTAAAACAAATAATTTTTTTACAAATGTGGCTAGGGAAAAATTTGGATATTTATTATGGGGATGAAAAAGGAATGTGGGGTGGAGATATTCCAAGAAATAGAAAAGCTATGCTTTGGGAAGAAGAATATATATATTTAGATGAAAGTGATGATTTGTTTAAATATGAAAAGATAAAAGCAAAATTAAATGAAAAAGTTATAATAGATGAAGTAAATAAAAAAATATATTACAAGGTAATTTCAAATGACAAAATATTTAATTATTATAAAGAAATTATAAAATTGAAAAAAGAATTAAAAAATTCTTTAGATACAATTTCAAAAATAATAAATAGTAATGATAAAGATATTATAATCTTAGAAAAGAAAGATTTAAAATTAGTTATAAATAAAAGTTCAAAAGAAAAAAAAATAATATTAGATGTAAATAAAAATAGTGAAATAATATTTAGAAATAATCTAAAAAATAAAGAAAAATTAAATATTATAGATAATAAAACAGAATTAAAATTAAATAAATATGATATAGTATTAATAAAAACCTTCTAA
- a CDS encoding glucodextranase DOMON-like domain-containing protein, with product MKKVSKILLALSILSLSACSVIETKTNNTQGQSLFFYKDKVNDDNGYGNYKYPTDKKYTLKSLDINSIEITENKKEYNFIITVGSFINNYSNNDFGWEAQMFDIYLNFNENKYYNTIYGRNLKIKDKWDKVIVVAPLRNVDFKTKFIKENTDVKDDTTGYENITEGLIYPDNVDVQGNKFIVSVSKDKISFNKLKGIQVFSMGFDTSSNGTFNTKVDEFVGLNSFGGGTDYNGDSNVIDILGDNSLMKNYVSEEGKEEFAEIELIKVK from the coding sequence ATGAAGAAGGTAAGTAAAATATTATTAGCATTATCTATATTATCACTTAGTGCATGTAGTGTTATAGAAACTAAAACAAATAATACACAGGGTCAAAGTTTATTTTTTTACAAAGATAAAGTAAATGATGATAATGGTTATGGAAATTATAAATATCCAACTGATAAAAAATATACTTTGAAATCATTAGATATTAATTCAATAGAAATAACAGAAAATAAAAAAGAATATAATTTTATTATTACAGTAGGAAGCTTTATTAATAATTATTCAAATAATGATTTTGGTTGGGAAGCTCAAATGTTTGATATATATTTAAATTTTAATGAAAATAAATATTACAATACTATTTATGGAAGAAACTTAAAAATAAAAGATAAATGGGATAAAGTTATAGTAGTAGCCCCTTTAAGAAACGTAGATTTTAAAACAAAATTTATAAAAGAAAATACAGATGTTAAAGATGATACTACTGGATATGAAAATATAACAGAAGGATTAATTTATCCAGATAATGTTGATGTTCAAGGAAACAAATTTATAGTATCTGTGTCAAAAGATAAAATTTCTTTTAATAAATTAAAAGGAATTCAAGTATTTAGTATGGGATTTGATACCTCAAGTAATGGTACTTTTAATACTAAAGTAGATGAATTTGTGGGATTAAATAGTTTTGGTGGTGGAACAGACTATAATGGAGATAGTAATGTAATAGATATTTTAGGTGATAACTCTTTAATGAAAAATTATGTTTCAGAAGAAGGAAAAGAAGAGTTTGCTGAGATTGAATTAATAAAAGTGAAATAA